A genome region from Prionailurus viverrinus isolate Anna chromosome A3, UM_Priviv_1.0, whole genome shotgun sequence includes the following:
- the LOC125162892 gene encoding elongation factor 1-alpha 1-like → MGKEKTHINIVVIGHVDSGKSTTTGHLIYKCGGIDKRTIEKFEKEAAEMGKGSFKYAWVLDKLKAERERGITIDISLWKFETSKYYVTIIDAPGHRDFIKNMITGTSQADCAVLIIAAGVGEFEAGISKNGQTREHALLAYTLGVKQLIVGVNKMDSTEPPYSQKRYEEIVKEVSTYIKKIGYNPDTIAFVPISGWNGDNMLEPSANMPWFKGWKVTRKDGNASGTTLLEALDCILPPTRPTDKPLHLPLQDVYKIGGIGTVPVGRVETGVLKPGMVVTFAPVNVTTEVESVEMHHEALSEALPGDNVGFNVKNVSVKDVRRGNVAGDSKNDPPMEAAGFTAQVIILNHPGQISAGYAPVLDCHTAHIACKFAELKEKIDRRSGKKLEDGPKFLKSGDAAIVDMVPGKPMCVESFSDYPPLGRFAVHDMRQTVAVGVIKAVNKKAAGAGKVTKSAQKAQKAK, encoded by the coding sequence ATGGGAAAGGAGAAGACTCATATCAACATCGTCGTCATTGGACACGTAGATTCGGGCAAGTCTACCACTACTGGTCATCTGATCTACAAATGTGGTGGGATCGACAAAAGAACTATCGAAAAATTTGAGAAGGAGGCTGCTGAGATGGGAAAGGGCTCCTTCAAGTATGCCTGGGTCTTGGATAAACTGAAAGCAGAACGTGAACGTGGTATCACCATTGATATCTCCCTGTGGAAATTCGAGACCAGCAAGTACTATGTGACCATCATTGATGCCCCAGGACACAGAGACTTTATCAAAAATATGATTACGGGCACATCTCAGGCTGACTGTGCTGTCCTGATCATTGCTGCTGGTGTTGGCGAATTTGAAGCAGGTATCTCCAAGAATGGGCAGACCCGTGAGCATGCCCTTCTGGCTTACACACTGGGTGTAAAACAACTTATTGTTGGTGTTAACAAAATGgattccactgagccaccctACAGCCAGAAGAGATACGAGGAAATCGTTAAGGAAGTCAgcacctacattaagaaaattggCTACAACCCCGACACCATAGCATTTGTGCCAATTTCTGGTTGGAATGGTGACAACATGCTGGAGCCAAGTGCTAATATGCCTTGGTTCAAGGGATGGAAAGTCACCCGTAAAGATGGCAATGCCAGTGGAACCACACTGCTTGAAGCTCTGGATTGCATTCTGCCACCTACTCGTCCAACTGACAAGCCCTTGCATCTGCCCCTCCAGGATGTCTACAAAATTGGTGGTATTGGTACTGTCCCTGTGGGTCGAGTGGAGACCGGTGTTCTTAAGCCAGGCATGGTGGTCACTTTTGCTCCAGTCAATGTTACAACTGAAGTAGAGTCTGTTGAAATGCACCATGAAGCTTTGAGTGAGGCTTTACCTGGGGACAACGTGGGCTTCAATGTCAAGAACGTATCTGTCAAAGATGTTCGTCGTGGCAATGTGGCTGGTGATAGCAAAAATGACCCACCAATGGAAGCAGCTGGCTTCACAGCTCAGGTGATTATCCTGAACCATCCAGGCCAAATCAGTGCTGGATATGCACCTGTGCTTGACTGTCACACAGCTCACATCGCCTGCAAGTTTGCTGAGCTGAAGGAGAAGATTGATCGTCGTTCTGGAAAAAAGCTGGAAGATGGTCCCAAGTTCTTAAAATCTGGTGATGCTGCCATCGTTGATATGGTTCCTGGCAAGCCCATGTGTGTTGAGAGCTTCTCTGACTATCCTCCTCTGGGCCGTTTTGCTGTTCATGACATGAGACAGACGGTTGCTGTGGGTGTCATCAAAGCAGTGAACAAGAAGGCAGCTGGAGCTGGCAAGGTCACCAAGTCTGCCCAGAAAGCTCAGAAGGCTAAATGA